Proteins from a genomic interval of Streptomyces sp. NBC_01445:
- a CDS encoding TetR/AcrR family transcriptional regulator produces the protein MAEHRSMQRGALLDAARSLLSEGGTEALTFPALAERTGLARSSVYEYFRSRAAVVEELCEVDFPVWAAEVSTAMERAGTPEGKVEAYVREQLSLVGDRRHRAVVAISASELDSGAREKIRAAHGGLVAMIVEALADMGHAEPRLAAMLLQGVVDAAVRRIELGAAEDPSAITEAAVSMALRGVSG, from the coding sequence GTGGCCGAGCACCGGTCGATGCAGCGCGGCGCCCTTCTGGACGCGGCGCGTTCCCTGTTGTCCGAGGGCGGGACGGAGGCGCTGACCTTCCCCGCGCTCGCCGAGCGCACCGGGCTCGCCCGGTCCTCCGTGTACGAGTACTTCCGGTCGCGGGCCGCGGTCGTCGAAGAGCTCTGCGAGGTCGACTTCCCCGTCTGGGCGGCGGAGGTCTCCACGGCGATGGAGCGCGCCGGGACCCCCGAGGGCAAGGTCGAGGCGTATGTGCGGGAGCAGCTCTCGCTGGTGGGCGACCGCCGGCACCGCGCCGTCGTGGCCATCTCGGCGAGCGAACTCGACTCAGGGGCGCGCGAGAAGATCCGCGCCGCCCACGGCGGGCTGGTCGCGATGATCGTCGAGGCGCTCGCCGACATGGGCCACGCGGAACCGCGCCTCGCGGCGATGCTCCTTCAGGGGGTGGTGGACGCGGCGGTCCGGCGCATCGAACTGGGCGCGGCGGAAGACCCCTCGGCCATCACCGAAGCGGCCGTGAGCATGGCCCTCCGGGGCGTCAGCGGCTGA
- a CDS encoding YraN family protein: MNASKARSALGKYGEELAARRLAESGMTVIERNWRAGRTGEIDIVAREGDALVVCEVKTRRAGGPAGSFEHPMAGVTPVKAQRLRDLAERWVQEHGGAPPGGVRIDLVGVLLPERGAPVVEHARGVA, translated from the coding sequence ATGAACGCGTCCAAGGCACGCAGCGCACTCGGAAAGTACGGCGAGGAGCTGGCCGCACGGCGGCTGGCGGAGTCCGGAATGACGGTCATCGAGCGCAACTGGCGCGCGGGGCGGACCGGTGAGATCGACATCGTCGCCCGGGAGGGCGACGCGCTCGTCGTCTGCGAGGTGAAAACCCGCAGGGCGGGCGGCCCCGCCGGGTCCTTCGAGCATCCGATGGCCGGGGTCACCCCCGTCAAGGCCCAGCGGCTGCGCGACCTGGCGGAGCGCTGGGTTCAGGAACACGGGGGAGCGCCACCCGGCGGCGTACGCATCGATCTGGTCGGGGTCCTCCTGCCGGAGCGCGGCGCCCCCGTCGTCGAGCACGCGCGGGGTGTGGCCTGA
- a CDS encoding NUDIX hydrolase: MRAEPPGAGRELRKVARVVLLDPDDRILLLHGHEPGDTADDWWFTPGGGLEGDETREQAALRELAEETGITDVELGPVLWRRTCSFPFDGRRWDQDEWYFLARTTAAVAGAEIAGAGLTELERRSVAGARWWTCRELTEAHETVYPTRLAGLLERLLDEGPPSRPEVLDTEIV, translated from the coding sequence TTGCGGGCTGAGCCTCCCGGGGCCGGCCGGGAGCTGCGGAAGGTCGCACGGGTCGTACTGCTCGATCCCGACGACCGCATTCTGCTGCTGCACGGGCACGAGCCGGGGGACACCGCCGACGACTGGTGGTTCACCCCGGGCGGCGGCCTGGAGGGCGACGAGACCCGTGAGCAGGCCGCGCTGCGCGAGCTCGCGGAGGAGACCGGCATCACGGACGTCGAGCTCGGCCCGGTCCTGTGGCGCCGCACCTGCTCCTTCCCGTTCGACGGGCGGCGCTGGGACCAGGACGAGTGGTACTTCCTGGCCCGGACGACGGCCGCGGTGGCCGGGGCGGAGATCGCCGGGGCGGGCCTGACCGAGCTGGAACGGCGCAGCGTCGCCGGAGCACGTTGGTGGACGTGCCGGGAACTGACCGAGGCACATGAGACGGTGTATCCGACCAGGCTCGCCGGGCTGCTGGAACGGCTGCTCGACGAGGGTCCCCCGAGTCGTCCCGAAGTCCTCGACACGGAAATCGTCTAG
- the whiG gene encoding RNA polymerase sigma factor WhiG: MPQHTSGPDRAAVPPAARGSVRPPAPSSLEELWRSYKTTGDGRLREQLILHYSPLVKYVAGRVSVGLPPNVEQADFVSSGVFGLIDAIEKFDIEREIKFETYAITRIRGAMIDELRALDWIPRSVRQKARNVERAYATLEAQLRRTPSESEVAAELGIRVEELHAVFSQLSLANVVALEELLHAGGESGDRLSLMDTLEDHAADNPVEVAEDRELRRYLARAINTLPEREKTVVTLYYYEGLTLAEIGNVLGVTESRVSQIHTKSVLQLRAKLAGFRR; this comes from the coding sequence ATGCCCCAGCACACCTCCGGGCCTGACCGGGCTGCGGTTCCCCCCGCTGCCCGTGGCAGCGTGCGGCCTCCTGCTCCCTCGTCGCTCGAGGAGCTGTGGAGGTCGTACAAGACGACGGGCGACGGGCGATTGCGCGAGCAGCTCATCCTGCACTACTCGCCGCTGGTCAAGTACGTCGCGGGCCGCGTCAGCGTCGGGCTGCCGCCCAATGTCGAACAGGCCGACTTCGTGTCCTCGGGGGTCTTCGGACTGATCGACGCGATCGAGAAATTCGACATCGAGCGCGAGATCAAGTTCGAGACGTACGCGATCACCCGGATCCGCGGCGCCATGATCGACGAACTCCGGGCGCTCGACTGGATTCCACGCTCCGTGCGGCAGAAGGCGCGCAACGTCGAGCGGGCCTACGCCACGCTCGAGGCGCAGCTGCGGCGGACCCCGTCGGAGAGCGAGGTGGCCGCAGAGCTCGGCATCAGGGTCGAGGAACTGCACGCGGTCTTCAGCCAGTTGTCCCTCGCGAACGTGGTGGCTCTGGAAGAGCTGCTGCACGCCGGTGGCGAGAGCGGCGACCGGCTCAGCCTGATGGACACGCTCGAGGACCACGCCGCCGACAACCCGGTCGAAGTCGCCGAGGACCGGGAGCTGCGGCGGTATCTGGCGCGAGCGATCAACACGCTGCCGGAGCGCGAGAAGACCGTCGTGACGCTCTACTACTACGAGGGCCTCACCCTCGCGGAGATCGGCAATGTGCTCGGCGTGACCGAGAGCCGCGTCAGTCAGATCCACACCAAGTCCGTCCTCCAGCTTCGCGCGAAGCTGGCCGGCTTCCGGCGCTGA
- the rpsB gene encoding 30S ribosomal protein S2: MAVVTMRELLESGVHFGHQTRRWNPKMKRFIFTERNGIYIIDLLQSLSYIDRAYEFVKETVAHGGTVMFVGTKKQAQEAIAEQATRVGMPYVNQRWLGGMLTNFSTVYKRLQRLKELEQIDFEDVAASGLTKKELLVLSREKAKLEKTLGGIREMSKVPSAVWIVDTKKEHIAVGEARKLNIPVVAILDTNCDPDEVDYKIPGNDDAIRSVTLLTRVIADAVAEGLIARSGAATGDQKPGEKAAGEPLAEWERDLLEGEKKADEKPAAEAEVQTSAETEKVADAEAEVVTEVVTEVVTEVVAEAPAADAEQA; this comes from the coding sequence ATGGCCGTCGTCACGATGCGGGAGCTGCTGGAAAGCGGCGTCCACTTCGGTCACCAGACCCGTCGCTGGAACCCGAAGATGAAGCGCTTCATCTTCACCGAGCGCAACGGCATCTACATCATCGACCTGCTCCAGTCGCTGTCGTACATCGACCGCGCCTACGAGTTCGTCAAGGAGACCGTCGCCCACGGCGGCACGGTCATGTTCGTCGGTACGAAGAAGCAGGCGCAGGAGGCGATCGCCGAGCAGGCGACCCGCGTCGGCATGCCCTACGTCAACCAGCGCTGGCTGGGCGGCATGCTCACCAACTTCTCGACCGTCTACAAGCGTCTGCAGCGCCTCAAGGAGCTCGAGCAGATCGACTTCGAGGATGTGGCCGCGTCCGGCCTCACCAAGAAGGAGCTGCTCGTCCTCTCCCGCGAGAAGGCCAAGCTGGAGAAGACCCTCGGCGGTATCCGCGAGATGTCCAAGGTGCCCAGCGCCGTCTGGATCGTGGACACCAAGAAGGAGCACATCGCGGTCGGTGAGGCCCGGAAGCTCAACATCCCGGTCGTCGCCATCCTCGACACCAACTGCGACCCCGACGAGGTCGACTACAAGATCCCGGGCAACGACGACGCGATCCGCTCCGTCACCCTGCTCACCCGCGTGATCGCCGACGCCGTCGCCGAGGGCCTCATCGCCCGCTCCGGTGCCGCCACTGGCGACCAGAAGCCGGGCGAGAAGGCCGCGGGCGAGCCGCTCGCCGAGTGGGAGCGCGACCTGCTCGAGGGCGAGAAGAAGGCCGACGAGAAGCCGGCCGCCGAGGCTGAGGTCCAGACCTCCGCCGAGACGGAGAAGGTCGCCGACGCCGAGGCCGAGGTCGTCACCGAGGTCGTCACCGAGGTCGTCACCGAGGTTGTCGCCGAGGCTCCGGCCGCGGACGCCGAGCAGGCCTGA
- the pyrH gene encoding UMP kinase — protein sequence MTTTKADKGDKSDDGKGAGRFLLKLSGEAFAGGGGLGVDPDVVHKIAREIAAVVRDGAQIAVVIGGGNFFRGAELQQRGMDRARSDYMGMLGTVMNCLALQDFLEKEGIDSRVQTAITMGQVAEPYIPLRAVRHLEKGRVVIFGAGMGMPYFSTDTTAAQRALEIDAEALLMGKNGVDGVYDSDPKTNPEAVKFDALSYGEVITRDLKVADMTAITLCRDNKLPILVFELLAEGNIARAVKGEKIGTLVGDHGTRA from the coding sequence ATGACCACCACCAAGGCCGACAAGGGCGACAAGAGCGACGACGGCAAAGGCGCGGGGCGCTTTTTGCTGAAGCTGTCCGGCGAGGCGTTCGCCGGTGGCGGGGGTCTGGGCGTCGACCCCGACGTGGTGCACAAGATCGCCCGTGAGATCGCGGCCGTCGTGCGCGACGGCGCGCAGATCGCCGTCGTCATCGGCGGCGGCAACTTCTTCCGCGGCGCCGAGCTCCAGCAGCGCGGCATGGACCGGGCCCGCTCCGACTACATGGGCATGCTCGGCACCGTCATGAACTGCCTCGCGCTCCAGGACTTCCTGGAGAAGGAGGGCATCGACAGCCGCGTGCAGACCGCCATCACCATGGGGCAGGTCGCCGAGCCGTACATCCCGCTGCGCGCCGTGCGCCACCTGGAGAAGGGCCGCGTCGTCATCTTCGGCGCCGGTATGGGCATGCCGTACTTCTCCACCGACACGACCGCCGCCCAGCGCGCCCTGGAGATCGACGCCGAGGCGCTGCTCATGGGCAAGAACGGGGTGGACGGGGTCTACGACTCCGACCCGAAGACCAACCCCGAGGCCGTGAAGTTCGACGCGCTCAGCTACGGCGAGGTCATCACCCGCGACCTCAAGGTCGCCGACATGACCGCGATCACCCTGTGCCGCGACAACAAGCTGCCCATCCTCGTCTTCGAACTGCTCGCCGAGGGCAATATCGCGCGAGCGGTCAAGGGTGAGAAGATCGGCACGCTCGTGGGCGACCACGGAACGCGGGCCTGA
- the frr gene encoding ribosome recycling factor — MIEETLLEAEEKMEKAVVVAKEDFAAIRTGRAHPAMFNKIVADYYGALTPINQLASFSVPEPRMAVVTPFDKSALRNIEQAIRDSDLGVNPSNDGNIIRVTFPELTQDRRKEYIKVAKTKAEDSKISIRSIRRKAKETIDKLVKDGEVGEDEGRRAEKELDDTTAKYVAQVDELLKHKEAELLEV; from the coding sequence GTGATCGAAGAGACCCTCCTCGAGGCCGAGGAGAAGATGGAGAAGGCCGTCGTGGTCGCCAAGGAGGACTTCGCCGCGATCCGCACCGGCCGTGCGCACCCGGCGATGTTCAACAAGATCGTGGCGGACTACTACGGCGCGCTGACCCCGATCAACCAGCTGGCCTCGTTCTCCGTGCCCGAGCCGCGGATGGCCGTGGTGACCCCGTTCGACAAGAGCGCGCTGCGCAACATCGAGCAGGCGATCCGCGACTCGGACCTCGGCGTCAACCCGAGCAACGACGGCAACATCATTCGTGTGACGTTCCCGGAGCTGACCCAGGACCGCCGCAAGGAGTACATCAAGGTCGCCAAGACCAAGGCCGAGGACTCCAAGATCTCGATCCGCTCCATCCGCCGCAAGGCCAAGGAGACGATCGACAAGCTCGTCAAGGACGGCGAGGTCGGCGAGGACGAGGGCCGCCGCGCCGAGAAGGAGCTCGACGACACCACCGCGAAGTACGTCGCCCAGGTGGACGAGCTGCTCAAGCACAAGGAAGCCGAGCTGCTCGAGGTCTGA
- a CDS encoding YifB family Mg chelatase-like AAA ATPase, with amino-acid sequence MGFARTCSVALVGVEGVVVEVQADLEPGVAAFTLVGLPDKSLSESRDRVRAAVVNSGGEWPQKKLTVGLSPASVPKSGSGFDLAIASAVLGAAERIDPRVLSEVVMIGELGLDGRVRPVRGVLPAVLAAADAGYEQVVVPECSAGEAALVPGVSVLGVRSLRQLIAVLTDEPVPDEPPDETGRPDPMLAGLSIPGQGLGVGLAGMPHDAHILDLADVVGQRAARTAIEVAAAGAHHVLLQGPPGAGKTMLAERLPLVMPPLTREEALEVTAIHSVAGMLPPGKPMVDSAPYCAPHHSATMQSLVGGGQGMPRPGAASLSHRGVLFLDEAPEFSGQALDALRQPLESGHVVIARSAGVVRLPARFLMALAANPCPCGNHSLVGGGCECPPAAVRRYQARLSGPLLDRVDLRVDVEPVTRAELTGSGAQGETTAVVRERVRAARERGAARLADTPWRTNSEVPGHALRTRWPAAPGAMDDVETDLERGFLTARGVDRVLRVAWTVADLCGRDRPRAQDVALALQLRTGISRGVAMALGGSA; translated from the coding sequence ATGGGATTCGCGCGCACATGCTCCGTGGCTCTCGTCGGGGTCGAGGGGGTGGTCGTCGAGGTCCAGGCCGACCTGGAGCCCGGGGTCGCCGCGTTCACGCTGGTCGGACTGCCCGACAAGAGCCTGTCGGAGAGCCGCGACCGGGTCAGGGCGGCAGTCGTCAACTCCGGCGGGGAGTGGCCGCAGAAGAAACTCACGGTGGGGCTCAGCCCGGCGTCCGTGCCGAAGAGCGGCAGCGGATTTGACTTGGCCATCGCCAGCGCCGTGCTGGGAGCGGCCGAGCGAATCGATCCGAGGGTCCTCTCCGAGGTCGTGATGATCGGCGAGCTGGGACTCGACGGCCGCGTACGGCCCGTTCGCGGGGTGCTCCCGGCCGTCCTCGCGGCGGCCGACGCGGGCTACGAACAGGTCGTGGTCCCGGAGTGCTCGGCCGGCGAGGCCGCGCTAGTCCCGGGCGTCTCCGTCCTCGGCGTACGGAGCCTGCGGCAGCTCATCGCGGTCCTGACGGACGAGCCGGTCCCGGACGAGCCGCCTGACGAGACCGGACGCCCCGACCCGATGCTCGCGGGCCTGAGCATCCCGGGCCAGGGCCTCGGCGTGGGTCTCGCCGGGATGCCGCACGACGCCCACATCCTCGATCTGGCCGATGTCGTCGGCCAGCGCGCCGCACGCACGGCGATCGAGGTCGCCGCCGCCGGGGCCCACCACGTCCTCCTCCAGGGACCGCCAGGTGCCGGAAAGACCATGCTCGCCGAGCGGCTGCCGCTGGTCATGCCGCCGCTCACCCGCGAGGAAGCCCTCGAAGTGACGGCCATCCACTCGGTGGCGGGCATGCTGCCGCCGGGCAAACCGATGGTCGACTCCGCCCCTTACTGCGCGCCACACCACTCGGCGACGATGCAGTCTCTCGTCGGCGGCGGACAGGGGATGCCGCGGCCGGGCGCCGCGTCGTTGTCCCACAGAGGGGTGCTCTTTCTTGACGAGGCGCCGGAATTCAGCGGCCAGGCACTCGACGCGCTGCGCCAGCCGCTGGAGTCGGGCCACGTGGTCATCGCCCGCAGTGCCGGGGTGGTGCGCCTGCCCGCCCGCTTCCTGATGGCCCTGGCCGCCAATCCGTGCCCGTGTGGCAACCACTCGCTCGTGGGTGGCGGCTGCGAGTGCCCGCCGGCTGCGGTCCGCCGCTATCAGGCGCGCCTTTCCGGGCCGCTGCTCGACCGGGTCGACCTCAGAGTGGACGTGGAGCCCGTCACGCGTGCGGAGCTGACCGGGAGCGGCGCACAGGGCGAGACCACCGCCGTCGTCCGCGAGCGGGTGCGGGCTGCCCGCGAGAGGGGCGCGGCACGGCTCGCGGACACGCCCTGGCGGACGAACAGCGAGGTGCCCGGGCACGCGCTGCGCACTCGGTGGCCCGCCGCGCCGGGGGCCATGGACGATGTCGAGACCGATCTGGAGCGCGGCTTCCTGACCGCCCGGGGCGTCGATCGTGTGCTGCGGGTGGCGTGGACTGTCGCGGACCTCTGCGGCCGGGACCGGCCACGCGCACAGGACGTGGCGCTCGCCCTTCAGCTGCGCACCGGGATCTCGCGCGGCGTGGCCATGGCCCTCGGGGGGTCGGCATGA
- the dprA gene encoding DNA-processing protein DprA, producing MSGAAVSDGIRLARAALTRIVEPGDETAGRWLREFGAVEVARRIVEDGERLPGVSEGRWAGLRARAADVLPERDLELAAGAGARIVCPGDAEWPAQLDDLGDARPVALWVRGRPSLRIWALRSVGVVGARACTDYGARVAASLGAGLAERGSVVVSGGAYGVDAAAHRGTLGASGATVAVLACGVDRPYPRGHVQLIERIAEQGLVIAELPPGDHPTRSRFILRNRVIAALTRGTVVVEAAYRSGALGTARWAQRLGRHTMGVPGPVTSTCSEGVHELLRGEAVLVTDAAEVMELVGDMGDLAPARRGPVLPHDLLAPGAAAVLAALPAGGTVGAGDIARAAGTGVDDAIGRLYELRSLGFVERHSDGWQLTRQAIRPVLPEGDDR from the coding sequence ATGAGCGGAGCGGCGGTCTCCGACGGGATCCGGCTCGCGAGGGCCGCCCTCACCAGGATCGTCGAGCCCGGCGACGAGACGGCGGGGCGGTGGCTGAGGGAGTTCGGGGCGGTGGAGGTCGCGCGGCGCATCGTCGAGGACGGGGAGCGGCTGCCCGGGGTGAGCGAGGGCCGCTGGGCGGGGCTGAGGGCCAGAGCGGCCGACGTGCTGCCCGAGCGTGACCTGGAACTGGCGGCGGGCGCGGGCGCGCGGATCGTGTGTCCCGGGGACGCGGAGTGGCCGGCCCAGCTGGACGATCTCGGCGACGCGCGGCCCGTCGCCCTATGGGTGCGGGGGCGGCCGTCCCTGCGGATATGGGCGCTGCGGTCCGTCGGCGTAGTGGGGGCGCGGGCCTGCACGGACTACGGGGCACGGGTGGCGGCGAGCCTCGGTGCGGGGCTCGCGGAGCGCGGCAGCGTCGTTGTGTCGGGCGGGGCGTACGGGGTGGACGCGGCCGCCCATCGCGGGACCCTCGGTGCGAGCGGTGCCACCGTGGCGGTCCTGGCCTGCGGGGTCGACCGGCCCTATCCGCGCGGCCATGTCCAGTTGATCGAGCGGATCGCGGAACAGGGGCTCGTCATCGCGGAGTTGCCGCCGGGTGATCATCCGACGCGGAGCAGATTCATCCTCCGTAACCGCGTGATCGCCGCGCTCACCCGGGGGACCGTCGTCGTGGAGGCCGCCTACCGCAGCGGTGCTCTTGGTACGGCGCGGTGGGCGCAGCGCCTCGGCCGTCACACGATGGGGGTTCCTGGGCCGGTCACGAGTACGTGCTCCGAAGGGGTGCACGAACTGCTGCGAGGGGAAGCGGTTCTCGTCACCGACGCGGCGGAAGTCATGGAGCTGGTCGGGGACATGGGGGACCTCGCCCCGGCGCGCCGCGGACCCGTACTGCCGCACGACCTGCTCGCGCCGGGTGCCGCGGCGGTCCTGGCGGCGCTGCCCGCCGGCGGAACCGTCGGGGCGGGGGACATCGCCCGGGCCGCGGGCACCGGAGTCGACGACGCGATCGGGAGGTTGTACGAACTGCGCTCACTGGGGTTCGTCGAACGACACAGCGATGGCTGGCAGTTGACACGCCAGGCGATCCGGCCTGTCTTGCCGGAAGGAGATGATCGGTGA
- the tsf gene encoding translation elongation factor Ts, whose protein sequence is MANYTAADVKKLRELTGAGMMDCKKALDEADGSVDKAVEALRIKGQKGVAKREGRSAENGAVVSLIADDNTSGVILELKCETDFVAKGEKFQAVANSLAAHAAKTNPADIAALLASEIEPGKTVQAYVDEANANLGEKIVLDRFAQFSGAYVTAYMHRTMPDLPPQIGVLVELDKADADLAKGIAQHIAAFAPKYLSREDVPAEVVESERRVAEETTRAEGKPEAALPKIVEGRVNGFFKEATLLGQPYALDNKKSVQKVLDEAGVTLKRFSRIKVGI, encoded by the coding sequence ATGGCGAACTACACCGCCGCTGACGTCAAGAAGCTCCGTGAGCTCACGGGCGCCGGCATGATGGACTGCAAGAAGGCGCTCGACGAGGCCGACGGCAGCGTCGACAAGGCCGTCGAGGCCCTGCGCATCAAGGGCCAGAAGGGCGTCGCCAAGCGCGAGGGCCGCTCCGCCGAGAACGGCGCTGTCGTCTCCCTCATCGCCGACGACAACACCTCCGGTGTCATCCTCGAGCTGAAGTGCGAGACGGACTTCGTCGCCAAGGGTGAGAAGTTCCAGGCCGTCGCGAACTCCCTCGCCGCCCACGCCGCCAAGACGAACCCGGCCGACATCGCGGCGCTCCTCGCGTCCGAGATCGAGCCCGGCAAGACCGTCCAGGCGTACGTCGACGAGGCCAACGCCAACCTCGGCGAGAAGATCGTCCTCGACCGCTTCGCGCAGTTCTCCGGCGCCTACGTCACCGCGTACATGCACCGCACCATGCCCGACCTGCCCCCGCAGATCGGTGTTCTGGTCGAGCTGGACAAGGCCGACGCCGACCTCGCCAAGGGCATCGCGCAGCACATCGCCGCCTTCGCGCCGAAGTACCTCTCCCGTGAGGACGTCCCGGCCGAGGTCGTCGAGTCCGAGCGTCGCGTCGCCGAGGAGACCACGCGCGCCGAGGGCAAGCCCGAGGCCGCTCTCCCGAAGATCGTCGAGGGTCGCGTCAACGGCTTCTTCAAGGAGGCCACCCTCCTCGGCCAGCCGTACGCGCTGGACAACAAGAAGTCCGTGCAGAAGGTCCTGGACGAGGCCGGTGTCACCCTGAAGCGCTTCTCGCGCATCAAGGTCGGCATCTGA
- a CDS encoding phosphatidate cytidylyltransferase — translation MNDSSWGAPTGAGYWGPPDQGPSQGASPAGPAYEQHAVEETRPMPIVPEMPEVPAGGRDQDDDRGAARPSGPLFRDESQGGSGHEDPREGQHEPQHQTQHEPQQTQDQTHRPTQHQTPYVTPHEAQHESRQEPMPSAAQPAPAPPKKSAGRDLGAAIGVGVGLGAVIVASLFIVKAVFVGVVAVAVVVGLWELTSRLEERKGIKAPLVPLAIGGAAMVVAGYVRGTEGAWVAMALTALAVLVWRMTEPPEGYLRDVTAGVFAAFYVPFLATFVALMLTADDGPQRVLTFLLLTVVSDTGAYAIGWRFGKHKLAPRISPGKTREGLVGAVTFAMAAGALCMQFLIDGGAWWQGLLLGLAVAASATLGDLGESMIKRDLGIKDMGTLLPGHGGIMDRLDSLLPTAPVVWLLLVIFVGAG, via the coding sequence GTGAACGACTCTTCCTGGGGAGCGCCGACCGGAGCCGGCTACTGGGGGCCGCCCGACCAGGGGCCCTCCCAGGGGGCTTCCCCGGCAGGTCCCGCGTACGAACAGCATGCGGTTGAGGAGACTCGGCCCATGCCCATCGTGCCCGAAATGCCCGAGGTACCCGCCGGTGGTCGTGACCAGGACGACGATCGGGGGGCTGCTCGGCCGAGCGGTCCCCTGTTCCGCGACGAGTCGCAGGGTGGGAGCGGGCACGAGGACCCTCGCGAGGGGCAGCACGAACCGCAGCATCAGACACAGCACGAACCGCAGCAGACACAGGATCAGACACACCGCCCGACGCAGCACCAGACGCCGTATGTGACGCCGCACGAGGCGCAGCACGAGAGCCGGCAGGAGCCCATGCCAAGCGCCGCACAGCCCGCCCCCGCACCGCCGAAGAAGAGCGCGGGCCGTGACCTCGGGGCCGCCATAGGAGTCGGGGTGGGGCTCGGCGCGGTGATCGTCGCGTCGCTCTTCATCGTCAAGGCCGTGTTCGTCGGCGTGGTAGCGGTGGCCGTCGTCGTCGGCCTCTGGGAGCTCACCTCGCGGCTCGAGGAGCGCAAGGGCATCAAGGCGCCGCTCGTGCCGCTCGCGATCGGCGGCGCGGCGATGGTCGTCGCCGGATACGTCCGCGGCACCGAGGGCGCCTGGGTGGCGATGGCGCTCACCGCGCTCGCGGTCCTGGTCTGGCGCATGACGGAGCCCCCCGAGGGCTACCTCAGGGACGTCACGGCGGGTGTCTTCGCAGCGTTCTACGTGCCGTTCCTCGCGACCTTCGTGGCGCTCATGCTCACCGCGGACGACGGGCCGCAGCGCGTTCTGACGTTCCTGCTGCTGACGGTCGTCAGCGACACCGGCGCGTACGCGATCGGCTGGCGCTTCGGCAAGCACAAGCTCGCCCCGCGCATCAGCCCCGGCAAGACCCGCGAGGGGCTGGTCGGCGCGGTGACGTTCGCGATGGCCGCCGGCGCGCTGTGCATGCAGTTCCTGATCGACGGCGGTGCCTGGTGGCAGGGTCTGCTGCTCGGGCTCGCGGTCGCGGCCAGCGCCACGCTCGGCGACCTCGGCGAGTCGATGATCAAGCGCGACCTGGGGATCAAGGACATGGGCACGCTCCTCCCCGGGCACGGCGGGATCATGGACCGCCTCGACTCGCTGCTCCCGACGGCGCCGGTGGTCTGGCTGCTCCTGGTGATCTTCGTCGGAGCCGGCTGA
- a CDS encoding murein hydrolase activator EnvC family protein, with protein MRLMLTMTAALAGLVPPPPVPAVGAAWPVGTRPPIVRGWAPPATEYGAGHRGVDLAAPVGASVRAVARGRVSFAGRVAGRGVVAVELSGTGDPPLRTTYEPVTPSVKEGARVAPGEVLGVLEPATNHCGPTSCLHWGLLRGDTYLDPLSRLLRQGSSRLLPVPGAGGAGAGMGGAPWADPPSPVPLLPVPLLPVRSAVRAGAVLAGAPRTFSPLLPGGAMANAGTAMGAAPGPVPFALDPADP; from the coding sequence ATGCGACTGATGCTGACGATGACCGCGGCGCTGGCGGGTCTCGTGCCGCCCCCGCCGGTACCGGCCGTGGGCGCCGCCTGGCCGGTGGGTACGCGGCCCCCGATCGTACGGGGCTGGGCCCCGCCGGCGACGGAGTACGGGGCGGGCCACCGCGGCGTGGACCTGGCCGCGCCGGTCGGCGCCTCGGTCAGAGCGGTGGCGCGGGGCCGGGTGTCGTTCGCGGGCCGCGTGGCGGGCAGAGGGGTGGTGGCGGTGGAACTGTCAGGCACGGGCGATCCACCCCTACGGACTACGTATGAACCGGTGACGCCATCGGTGAAGGAGGGCGCCCGGGTAGCACCGGGCGAGGTACTGGGCGTGCTGGAACCCGCGACCAACCACTGCGGCCCGACGTCCTGCCTGCACTGGGGCTTGCTACGGGGTGACACCTACCTCGACCCACTGTCCCGGCTGTTGCGCCAGGGTTCGTCGCGACTCCTGCCGGTGCCGGGGGCGGGTGGCGCGGGGGCGGGGATGGGCGGCGCGCCCTGGGCCGACCCGCCGTCGCCGGTCCCGCTTCTTCCGGTCCCGCTTCTGCCGGTCCGGTCGGCCGTTCGTGCAGGTGCCGTGCTGGCCGGCGCACCGAGGACCTTCTCGCCTCTGCTGCCGGGCGGGGCGATGGCCAACGCCGGTACGGCGATGGGTGCCGCGCCGGGGCCGGTCCCGTTTGCGCTTGATCCCGCCGACCCCTAG
- a CDS encoding DUF2469 domain-containing protein, with translation MSAEDLEKYETEMELKLYREYRDVVGLFKYVIETERRFYLTNDYEMQVHSVQGEVFFEVSMADAWVWDMYRPARFVKQVRVLTFKDVNIEELNKTDLELPGG, from the coding sequence ATGAGCGCCGAGGACCTCGAGAAGTACGAGACCGAGATGGAGCTGAAGCTCTACCGGGAGTACCGCGACGTCGTCGGTCTGTTCAAATACGTGATCGAGACCGAACGGCGCTTCTATCTCACCAACGACTACGAGATGCAGGTGCACTCGGTCCAGGGTGAGGTTTTCTTCGAGGTATCCATGGCGGATGCCTGGGTGTGGGACATGTACAGGCCCGCACGGTTCGTGAAGCAGGTCCGGGTGCTCACGTTCAAGGACGTGAACATCGAGGAGCTGAACAAGACCGATCTGGAGCTGCCGGGCGGGTGA